In Corynebacterium guangdongense, one DNA window encodes the following:
- a CDS encoding class II 3-deoxy-7-phosphoheptulonate synthase has translation MSNWTIDIPETALPDLPPLPEKYAARWDDVLSREAKQQPSWDQAQADNVRKILESVPPVVVAPEVLELKRKLADVANGKAFMLQGGDCAETFETNTEPHIRGNIRTLLQMAVVLTYGASMPVVKLGRIAGQYAKPRSADHDANGLLNYRGDIVNGVEATEEERRHDPSRMIRAYANSGAAMNLVRALTSSGEADLYRLHEWNREFIASSPAGARYQALADEIGAGLRFMEAAGVKDDSLRTSEIYASHEALLVDYERALLRLADDGSGEPKLYDLSAHQLWIGERTRGIDDFHVNFAAMIANPIGMKIGPTITPDEIRAYCEKLNPENEAGRLTLITRMGYDKVREVLPGVVEAVEKEGFKVIWQCDPMHGNTHTASNGYKTRHFDKIIDEAQGFFEVHRALGTHPGGIHIELTGDNVTECLGGAMDITDIDLPRHYASAVDPRLNPEQSLELAFLVAEMLRN, from the coding sequence GTGAGTAACTGGACCATCGACATCCCCGAAACAGCGCTGCCTGACCTGCCCCCGCTGCCCGAGAAGTACGCCGCCCGGTGGGACGACGTGCTGTCCCGCGAGGCCAAGCAGCAGCCTTCCTGGGATCAGGCCCAGGCCGACAATGTCCGCAAGATCCTCGAGTCCGTCCCGCCCGTCGTGGTCGCGCCCGAGGTCCTCGAGCTCAAGCGCAAGCTCGCCGACGTCGCCAACGGCAAGGCCTTCATGCTGCAGGGCGGCGACTGCGCGGAGACTTTCGAGACCAACACCGAGCCGCACATCCGCGGCAACATCCGCACCCTGCTGCAGATGGCGGTGGTCCTGACCTACGGCGCTTCCATGCCGGTGGTGAAGCTGGGCCGCATCGCCGGCCAGTACGCCAAGCCGCGCTCCGCCGACCACGACGCCAACGGCCTGCTCAACTACCGCGGTGACATCGTCAACGGCGTCGAGGCCACCGAGGAGGAGCGTCGCCACGACCCGTCCCGCATGATCCGCGCCTACGCGAACTCCGGCGCCGCCATGAACCTGGTCCGGGCGCTGACCTCCTCCGGCGAGGCGGACCTCTACCGCCTGCACGAGTGGAACCGCGAGTTCATCGCCTCCTCCCCGGCCGGCGCCCGCTACCAGGCGCTCGCCGACGAGATCGGGGCCGGCCTGCGCTTCATGGAGGCCGCCGGCGTCAAGGACGACTCCCTGCGCACCTCCGAGATCTACGCCTCCCACGAGGCGCTGCTCGTCGACTACGAACGTGCCCTGCTGCGTTTGGCCGACGACGGCTCCGGGGAGCCGAAGCTCTACGACCTCTCCGCCCACCAGCTGTGGATCGGTGAGCGCACCCGCGGCATCGACGACTTCCACGTCAACTTCGCCGCGATGATCGCCAACCCGATCGGCATGAAGATCGGCCCGACCATCACCCCGGACGAGATCCGCGCCTACTGCGAGAAGCTCAACCCGGAGAACGAGGCCGGCCGTCTCACCCTGATCACCCGCATGGGCTACGACAAGGTCCGGGAGGTGCTCCCCGGCGTCGTCGAGGCCGTCGAGAAGGAGGGCTTCAAGGTCATCTGGCAGTGCGACCCGATGCACGGCAACACGCACACGGCCTCCAACGGCTACAAGACCCGCCACTTCGACAAGATCATCGACGAGGCGCAGGGATTCTTCGAGGTCCACCGCGCCCTGGGCACCCACCCGGGCGGCATTCACATCGAGCTCACCGGCGACAACGTCACCGAGTGCCTCGGTGGTGCCATGGACATCACCGATATCGACCTGCCGCGTCACTACGCCTCGGCGGTCGACCCGCGCCTGAACCCGGAGCAGTCCCTGGAGCTGGCGTTCCTGGTCGCGGAAATGCTGCGCAACTAG
- a CDS encoding ROK family protein encodes MSDQARMTVPAGAPTIGFDIGGTNLRAAVVTPAGEIIDSRAVLTPASDVEMIDAIVNLVEALRADHPTVAAVGLAVAGFLDPECEVVRFAPHLPLLDFPLRAHLAERLDLPVRLEHDANSAAWGEYRFGAAQGAGTWVLFAVGTGIGAALMIDGTIFRGAYGTAPEFGHLQVAAGGRACSCGKTGCLERYASGTALVETAQELAAGGVGDGGKLRAALLTDPAAVGGPDIVAAARSGDPLGLATLDSFASWLGLGLSMVADVLDPELVVLAGGVSADSDLYLDRARGTMADSIVGAGHRPLARLVTADLGPQAGMIGVADLARY; translated from the coding sequence ATGTCCGACCAGGCACGCATGACCGTCCCCGCCGGGGCGCCCACCATCGGCTTCGACATCGGCGGAACCAACCTGCGGGCCGCCGTCGTCACCCCGGCCGGTGAGATCATCGACTCCCGGGCGGTCCTGACGCCCGCCTCCGACGTCGAGATGATCGACGCCATCGTCAACCTGGTCGAGGCCCTGCGCGCCGATCATCCCACCGTCGCCGCCGTCGGCCTGGCCGTCGCCGGGTTCCTCGACCCGGAGTGCGAGGTCGTCCGCTTCGCGCCGCACCTCCCGCTGCTCGACTTCCCTCTGCGGGCCCACCTGGCCGAGCGCCTCGACCTGCCCGTGCGTCTCGAACACGACGCGAACTCCGCGGCCTGGGGCGAGTACCGTTTCGGCGCGGCCCAGGGGGCGGGCACGTGGGTGCTCTTCGCCGTCGGCACCGGCATCGGCGCGGCCCTGATGATCGACGGCACGATCTTCCGCGGCGCCTACGGCACCGCGCCGGAATTCGGACACCTCCAGGTCGCCGCCGGCGGGCGCGCCTGCTCCTGCGGGAAAACGGGCTGTCTGGAGCGTTACGCCTCCGGCACCGCGCTGGTCGAGACCGCCCAGGAGCTGGCCGCCGGGGGCGTCGGCGACGGGGGAAAACTGCGCGCCGCGCTGCTGACGGATCCGGCGGCCGTCGGAGGCCCGGACATCGTCGCCGCCGCCCGGTCAGGTGACCCCCTCGGCCTCGCGACGCTGGACTCCTTCGCGTCCTGGCTCGGACTCGGGCTGTCCATGGTCGCCGACGTCCTCGACCCGGAACTTGTCGTCCTGGCCGGCGGCGTGTCCGCCGATTCCGACCTCTACCTCGACCGCGCCCGCGGGACGATGGCCGACTCGATCGTGGGGGCGGGACACCGGCCCCTGGCCCGCCTCGTTACCGCGGATCTGGGGCCCCAGGCGGGTATGATCGGCGTGGCTGATCTGGCACGCTACTAG
- a CDS encoding polyadenylate-specific 3'-exoribonuclease AS, whose amino-acid sequence MRYFYDTEFIEDGTTIELVSIGVVAEDGREYYAVSTDFDSGRANPWVRNNVLDKLPSPNSPVWKSTATIRDELLAFLTAGKTRPQLWAWVGAYDHVLFAQLFGDMTALPKSLPRLTLDIKQYWHMAGCPHIPPAPDGLHDALVDARHNKAKFDACMQVMPLSPSNRVLR is encoded by the coding sequence GTGCGCTACTTCTATGACACCGAGTTCATCGAGGACGGAACCACCATCGAGCTGGTGTCCATCGGCGTCGTCGCCGAGGACGGCCGCGAGTACTACGCCGTGTCCACGGATTTCGACTCCGGCCGCGCAAATCCCTGGGTCCGCAACAACGTGCTCGACAAGCTGCCCAGCCCCAACTCTCCCGTGTGGAAGTCCACCGCCACCATCCGCGACGAGCTGCTGGCCTTTCTCACCGCCGGCAAGACCCGCCCGCAGCTGTGGGCGTGGGTCGGCGCCTACGACCACGTCCTTTTTGCGCAGCTGTTCGGGGACATGACGGCGTTGCCGAAGTCGCTGCCCCGGCTGACGCTCGACATCAAGCAGTACTGGCACATGGCCGGCTGCCCCCACATTCCGCCCGCGCCGGACGGGCTCCACGACGCGCTCGTCGACGCCCGCCACAACAAGGCGAAGTTTGACGCCTGCATGCAGGTGATGCCCCTCTCACCGAGCAATCGGGTGCTGCGCTGA
- the pknB gene encoding Stk1 family PASTA domain-containing Ser/Thr kinase, whose amino-acid sequence MTQLAVGDVLEGRYRVDHPIARGGMSTVYRCVDLRLGRTVAAKVMDSRFVGDPASRDRFRREARAMGLLPNHPNLVNVYDFSAEDDEIVYLIMELVTGGTLRELLAERGPMPPHAAASVMRAVLTGLSVAHGKRMVHRDVKPDNILINGDHRVKIADFGLVRAASGGTATSDSIIGTVAYLSPEQVSGEDITPASDVYSAGIVLFELLTGRTPFSGENDYAHAFARLNQDVPAPSSLIEGVPDLFDELVATATMRDPAERFTDAGDFLAALDDVAADLSLPPFTVPIPRNSAAHRAAAVPTDTTGIITRTHPGLTPATEVIPARGDTRVVESPPPVAVPAPEPAPRDDLPEPRPQQEMESPKPVSNRSPWRMIVWTVLVLLVTAAVAVGAWWFGSGRYGEVPQVLGMDRTAAVAAVSEAGFEPTTRIIFHDEVPADETVGTEPPEGGRALPGEPVVILISQGRPTVPEIPAGMGVEDYRALADERTLNIETGESVWSDSVPSGTVAQTSPAPGTQVAIGSTITVALSKGPQPATVPDVEGQPLDLARRQLEEAGLNVGEVSERYDDVIFGGNVVAVNPGPGTHLERGDRVDLVVSTAFRLPDLSGMKLAEAKDLLADADVSVKTATDGKATGAAFDTVLKVSPEPGTLLNPESKPEVTLTLPGLIATPDVVGMSVKDAREALADAGLRDRGVSGKDDKDSVTEQSPAAGEPARARQRVTLEHD is encoded by the coding sequence ATGACTCAGCTGGCTGTAGGAGACGTACTGGAAGGCCGCTACCGTGTCGATCACCCGATCGCCCGGGGCGGGATGTCCACCGTGTACCGCTGCGTCGACCTTCGGCTCGGGCGCACCGTCGCCGCCAAGGTGATGGACTCCCGCTTCGTCGGGGATCCGGCCTCCCGCGACCGTTTCCGCCGGGAAGCCAGGGCGATGGGTCTGCTGCCCAACCATCCCAACCTGGTCAACGTCTACGACTTCTCCGCCGAGGACGACGAGATCGTCTACCTGATCATGGAGCTGGTCACCGGCGGCACGCTGCGGGAACTGCTCGCCGAGCGTGGCCCCATGCCCCCGCACGCGGCCGCCAGCGTCATGCGCGCCGTGCTCACCGGCCTGTCCGTCGCCCACGGCAAACGCATGGTCCACCGCGACGTCAAGCCGGACAACATCCTGATCAACGGTGATCACCGGGTCAAAATCGCCGACTTCGGGCTGGTGCGCGCGGCGTCCGGCGGGACCGCGACGTCCGACAGCATCATCGGCACCGTCGCCTACCTCTCCCCCGAGCAGGTCAGCGGCGAGGACATCACGCCGGCCTCTGACGTGTACTCGGCGGGCATCGTCCTGTTCGAGCTTCTCACCGGACGTACGCCCTTCAGCGGGGAGAACGACTACGCGCACGCTTTCGCGCGCCTGAACCAGGACGTGCCCGCCCCCAGTTCCCTTATCGAGGGTGTGCCGGATCTTTTCGACGAGCTGGTCGCCACCGCAACGATGCGTGATCCCGCCGAGCGGTTCACCGACGCCGGCGATTTTCTGGCCGCGCTCGACGACGTCGCCGCGGATCTCTCGTTGCCCCCCTTCACCGTGCCCATCCCCCGCAACTCGGCCGCCCACCGCGCCGCGGCCGTCCCCACGGACACCACCGGCATCATCACCCGGACCCACCCGGGGTTGACGCCCGCCACGGAGGTCATCCCCGCGCGGGGTGACACCCGGGTCGTCGAGTCCCCGCCACCTGTGGCCGTCCCGGCGCCGGAGCCCGCCCCCCGGGATGATCTCCCCGAGCCCCGCCCGCAGCAGGAGATGGAGTCCCCGAAGCCGGTGAGCAACCGCTCCCCCTGGCGCATGATCGTCTGGACGGTACTCGTCCTCCTCGTCACGGCCGCGGTCGCCGTGGGTGCCTGGTGGTTCGGATCCGGGCGCTACGGCGAGGTGCCGCAGGTGCTGGGCATGGACCGGACCGCCGCGGTCGCCGCGGTCAGCGAGGCCGGTTTCGAGCCCACCACCCGCATCATCTTCCACGACGAGGTCCCCGCCGATGAGACCGTGGGGACCGAGCCGCCGGAGGGCGGCAGGGCGCTGCCGGGTGAGCCGGTCGTCATCCTCATCTCCCAGGGCCGGCCGACGGTCCCGGAAATTCCGGCGGGGATGGGTGTGGAGGACTATCGGGCGCTGGCCGACGAGCGGACCCTCAACATCGAGACGGGTGAATCCGTCTGGTCGGATTCGGTGCCCTCGGGCACGGTCGCGCAAACCTCCCCGGCCCCGGGCACCCAGGTCGCGATCGGCTCGACGATCACGGTCGCACTGTCCAAGGGGCCCCAGCCCGCGACGGTCCCCGACGTCGAGGGTCAGCCCCTCGACCTCGCCCGTCGCCAGCTCGAGGAGGCCGGGCTGAACGTCGGCGAGGTCAGCGAACGCTACGACGACGTCATCTTCGGCGGCAACGTCGTCGCCGTCAACCCCGGCCCCGGAACGCATCTGGAACGCGGGGACCGCGTCGACCTCGTCGTCTCCACCGCCTTCCGCCTGCCCGACCTGTCCGGCATGAAGCTCGCGGAAGCCAAGGACCTGCTCGCCGACGCCGACGTCTCCGTCAAGACCGCCACCGACGGCAAAGCCACCGGCGCCGCCTTCGACACGGTGCTGAAGGTCTCCCCGGAGCCGGGCACCCTGCTCAACCCTGAGTCGAAACCGGAGGTCACGCTCACCCTGCCGGGCCTGATAGCCACCCCCGACGTGGTCGGCATGAGCGTCAAAGACGCCCGCGAGGCGCTCGCCGACGCCGGCCTGCGCGACCGCGGCGTCTCCGGCAAGGACGACAAGGACTCCGTCACCGAGCAGTCCCCCGCCGCCGGCGAACCGGCCCGTGCCCGCCAGCGTGTGACACTGGAGCACGACTAA
- a CDS encoding glycosyltransferase family 4 protein — protein MPSTLLVTNDYPPTLGGIQSYLRDYVATLDQSEIMVFASTQDEAAAHSHDARAGHRIIRWPRAVMLPTPTVADAVAQIVAEHDIRTVWFGASAPLGLLAPAARKAGAERIISTTHGHEVGWSMIPGARQALRRIGGHSDVVTYISDYTLGRIRPAFGEHPRYVALPSAVSTDVFRPAPPAEREATRARFGFGGEPVIICISRLVPRKGQDQLIRVLPRLRRHHPGTRLVIVGEGGYGARLGTLADALRLGPDALTFAGALPFEDMRALLAAADVFAMPARTRGGGLDVEGLGIVYLEAQACGIPVVAGDSGGAPETVTPETGIVVDGRDTGELFGALDRLLSDAELRRDMGRAGRAFVEKQWTWEIMGARLRALLD, from the coding sequence ATGCCTTCGACGCTGCTGGTGACCAACGACTATCCGCCGACGCTCGGCGGCATCCAGTCCTATCTCCGCGACTACGTCGCCACCCTCGACCAGAGCGAGATCATGGTCTTCGCCTCCACCCAGGACGAGGCCGCCGCCCACAGCCACGACGCCCGGGCCGGGCACCGAATCATCCGCTGGCCCCGTGCGGTCATGCTGCCGACGCCCACGGTCGCCGACGCCGTCGCACAGATCGTCGCCGAGCACGACATCCGCACGGTCTGGTTCGGCGCCTCCGCTCCGCTGGGGCTGCTGGCGCCGGCCGCGCGGAAGGCGGGCGCCGAGCGCATCATCTCCACCACCCACGGCCATGAGGTCGGTTGGTCGATGATTCCGGGCGCCCGTCAGGCGCTGCGCCGCATCGGCGGGCACTCCGACGTCGTCACCTACATTTCCGACTACACGCTCGGCCGCATCCGTCCGGCGTTCGGTGAGCACCCCCGTTATGTGGCGCTGCCCTCGGCGGTGAGTACCGACGTCTTCCGTCCGGCCCCGCCAGCGGAACGAGAAGCGACCCGGGCACGCTTCGGGTTCGGCGGGGAGCCGGTCATCATCTGCATTTCTCGGCTCGTCCCGCGCAAGGGCCAGGATCAGCTCATCCGGGTCCTGCCGCGGCTGCGCCGGCACCACCCCGGCACCCGGCTCGTCATCGTCGGTGAGGGCGGCTACGGAGCCCGCCTGGGCACGCTTGCCGACGCCCTCCGCCTCGGGCCCGACGCCCTCACCTTCGCCGGCGCGCTGCCCTTCGAGGACATGCGGGCCCTGCTCGCGGCCGCCGACGTCTTCGCCATGCCGGCGCGCACCCGCGGCGGCGGACTCGACGTCGAGGGGCTGGGCATCGTCTACCTGGAGGCGCAGGCCTGCGGAATACCGGTCGTCGCCGGTGACTCCGGCGGAGCGCCGGAAACGGTGACCCCGGAGACCGGCATCGTCGTCGACGGCCGCGACACGGGGGAATTGTTCGGTGCGCTGGATCGCCTCCTCAGTGACGCAGAGCTACGCCGGGACATGGGACGGGCGGGGCGTGCCTTCGTCGAGAAGCAGTGGACCTGGGAGATCATGGGCGCCCGCCTGCGGGCCCTGCTCGACTGA
- a CDS encoding lysophospholipid acyltransferase family protein gives MQNKWYSFFKATLGPLLHLYNRPEIEGAENIPEEGAAIMASNHQAVMDSFYLPLMMKRQLQFPAKAEYFTAPGLTGRFKRWFFNAAGQIPVDREADNAGDATLAAARTVLDRGDILGIYPEGTRSPDGRIYRGRTGMARIAMATGAPVIPVAMLNTRAANPIGSVVPRPAKVSMRIGAPIDPHAWARENGLDPHDSHAVARPFTDHVMRVLAELTEEPYVDVYASEVKGSLARGDGYPAGAEPGGSLETRF, from the coding sequence ATGCAGAACAAGTGGTATTCATTCTTCAAGGCCACGCTGGGCCCGCTGCTCCACCTCTACAACCGCCCCGAGATCGAGGGCGCGGAGAACATCCCCGAGGAGGGCGCGGCCATCATGGCCTCGAACCACCAGGCGGTCATGGACTCCTTCTACCTGCCGCTGATGATGAAGCGCCAGCTGCAGTTCCCGGCCAAGGCCGAGTACTTCACCGCCCCCGGCCTGACCGGGCGCTTCAAACGGTGGTTCTTCAACGCGGCGGGCCAGATTCCGGTGGACCGTGAGGCGGACAACGCCGGTGACGCGACACTCGCGGCGGCCCGCACGGTCCTGGACCGCGGCGACATTCTCGGCATCTACCCGGAGGGCACCCGCTCCCCGGACGGCCGGATCTACCGGGGACGTACCGGCATGGCGCGCATCGCGATGGCCACCGGCGCGCCGGTGATCCCGGTGGCGATGCTCAACACCCGCGCCGCCAACCCGATCGGCTCCGTCGTGCCCCGGCCCGCGAAGGTGAGCATGCGCATCGGCGCGCCCATCGACCCGCATGCCTGGGCCCGCGAGAACGGCCTCGACCCGCACGATTCCCACGCGGTGGCGCGCCCCTTCACCGATCACGTCATGCGTGTTCTGGCGGAGCTGACCGAGGAGCCCTACGTCGACGTCTACGCCTCCGAGGTCAAAGGGTCCCTCGCCCGTGGCGACGGGTACCCGGCGGGGGCCGAGCCCGGCGGCTCCCTGGAAACCCGCTTCTGA
- a CDS encoding acyltransferase family protein: MSGTVSGAMSGAAAATPPRRRLDWPDIARGISILGVILLHVSLAVPGGMDTRAAEFNAVLDPLRMPLFFLVSGFFATKVLRFGFLELVTRRLWFFLVPYVIWVPVELFLKAKEYQAVFDRELPPLSHYVSHVVTGTNMAWFLYALVLFNVILWLTRRMPWWGALIVSLLPVLVLPLHDDFHIVGKAVLYLPIFMMGAHLRGPVGSFAATALTPSRLIFSGLTYLAGLGLLFGWNRLADSGAVISLPWPFGLADSVGAPELRLVVLLLVQSLMLAMAITVTVVIARVVWLAEPLKFFGRHTLVLYLGHPIALILGYHRLQYELQLTIARHAEHWLNDTAFWMAYAFAVCLAGGLVFWVITKTPVLKWSLTPPQLPHSTLTAPQPETLRDRQHEPSP, from the coding sequence ATGAGCGGAACCGTGAGCGGAGCAATGTCCGGGGCGGCGGCCGCAACCCCGCCCCGGCGCCGCCTGGACTGGCCTGACATCGCGCGGGGAATTTCCATCCTCGGTGTCATTCTGCTCCATGTCAGCCTCGCGGTGCCCGGGGGCATGGACACCCGCGCGGCGGAGTTCAACGCGGTTCTGGATCCCCTCCGGATGCCGTTGTTCTTCCTGGTCAGCGGATTTTTCGCGACAAAGGTCCTCCGCTTCGGTTTCCTCGAGCTGGTAACCCGCCGACTGTGGTTCTTCCTGGTTCCCTACGTCATCTGGGTGCCGGTGGAACTCTTCCTCAAGGCGAAGGAGTACCAGGCGGTCTTCGACCGCGAACTGCCGCCGCTGAGCCATTACGTCAGCCATGTCGTCACCGGCACGAACATGGCGTGGTTCCTCTACGCCCTGGTCCTGTTCAACGTCATCCTCTGGCTGACCCGGCGGATGCCGTGGTGGGGGGCGCTCATTGTGTCGCTTCTGCCCGTCCTCGTCCTTCCGCTGCACGACGATTTCCACATCGTGGGCAAGGCGGTGCTCTATCTGCCGATCTTCATGATGGGCGCCCACCTGCGCGGTCCGGTGGGCTCCTTCGCCGCCACCGCGTTGACGCCCTCCCGTCTCATCTTCTCGGGCCTGACCTATCTGGCGGGTCTGGGACTGCTGTTCGGGTGGAACCGCCTGGCTGATTCCGGCGCCGTCATTTCCCTGCCGTGGCCGTTCGGACTCGCGGACTCCGTCGGCGCCCCCGAGCTGCGCCTGGTCGTCCTCCTGCTGGTGCAGTCCCTCATGCTGGCGATGGCCATCACCGTGACCGTGGTGATCGCCCGCGTCGTCTGGCTGGCGGAGCCGCTGAAATTCTTCGGCCGCCACACGCTGGTGCTCTACCTGGGCCACCCGATCGCCCTCATCCTCGGCTACCACCGCCTCCAGTACGAGCTGCAGCTGACGATTGCGCGGCACGCCGAGCACTGGCTCAACGACACCGCGTTCTGGATGGCCTACGCCTTCGCCGTCTGCCTGGCCGGCGGGCTCGTCTTCTGGGTGATCACCAAGACCCCCGTCCTGAAGTGGTCGTTGACCCCGCCCCAGTTGCCCCATTCGACGCTGACCGCGCCGCAGCCCGAGACGCTGAGAGACCGCCAGCACGAGCCGTCCCCCTAG
- a CDS encoding glycosyltransferase 87 family protein produces the protein MKQLLAVSALITLALAAGMVFSLEPLGLRYHLDADVYRLGARELLADAHLYTATYLTRVGPLPFTYPPFAALIFLPLAPLSDVGAGLVLTLVNLALPAVLAYLVLRHLRVARPGAWTLLLLPVMLVAEPVWETVAFGQINLVLATLVLVDALVLAPRGSRWRGLLTGLAAGVKLTPLVFILVPLFRRDLRGGAGVLAGFLGTGLLGALAAPQATREYLAGVLGDTGRIGNAEYAANQSLAGVFARVGVEQLWLPSLAVVGAAVVIALEREHRRGGDPLAMVLLASLVATLGSPVSWSHHWVWLVPTTIYLAVSGWRTRRRWSRLLAGLGAAAMLARPHWLLPHGGGTETAWPWWAQVVGSSYVVIGLVFLAAMTLRSRGTARAGGLSASRAAARSASNGATGAGSTTTSGRGSW, from the coding sequence ATGAAACAGCTGCTGGCGGTCTCCGCGCTCATCACCCTCGCCCTGGCCGCGGGCATGGTCTTCAGCCTCGAGCCGCTGGGCCTGCGCTACCACCTCGACGCCGACGTCTACCGCCTCGGCGCCCGCGAGCTGCTCGCCGACGCCCACCTGTACACGGCCACCTACCTGACCCGGGTGGGTCCACTGCCCTTCACCTATCCCCCGTTCGCCGCGCTGATTTTTCTGCCGCTGGCGCCGCTGTCCGACGTGGGCGCGGGCCTGGTGCTCACCCTGGTCAATCTCGCCCTCCCCGCCGTGCTGGCCTACCTGGTCCTGCGCCATCTGCGGGTGGCCCGTCCGGGGGCGTGGACGCTGCTCCTGCTGCCGGTGATGCTGGTCGCCGAGCCAGTGTGGGAGACTGTCGCGTTCGGTCAGATCAACCTCGTTCTGGCGACGCTCGTGCTGGTCGACGCGCTTGTCCTCGCGCCCCGCGGCTCCCGGTGGCGCGGCCTCCTGACCGGGCTGGCCGCCGGTGTCAAACTCACCCCGCTGGTGTTCATCCTGGTCCCGCTGTTCCGGCGAGATCTCCGGGGCGGCGCCGGGGTGCTGGCCGGTTTCCTCGGCACCGGACTGCTGGGTGCGCTGGCCGCGCCGCAGGCCACCCGGGAGTATCTCGCCGGCGTGCTCGGCGACACCGGGCGCATCGGCAACGCCGAGTACGCCGCCAACCAGTCCCTGGCGGGGGTCTTCGCCCGGGTGGGCGTGGAGCAGCTGTGGTTGCCGAGCCTGGCGGTCGTCGGGGCGGCGGTGGTGATCGCCCTCGAGCGGGAGCACCGCCGCGGCGGCGATCCCCTGGCGATGGTGCTGCTCGCCTCCCTGGTGGCGACGCTGGGCTCCCCGGTGTCCTGGTCCCACCACTGGGTCTGGCTCGTCCCGACGACGATCTACCTGGCCGTGTCGGGCTGGCGTACCCGCCGCCGATGGTCGCGGCTCCTCGCCGGACTCGGCGCCGCGGCAATGCTGGCGCGCCCGCACTGGCTGCTGCCCCACGGCGGCGGAACGGAAACGGCCTGGCCCTGGTGGGCGCAGGTCGTGGGCTCGTCCTACGTGGTAATCGGGCTGGTTTTTCTGGCGGCCATGACGCTCCGGTCTAGGGGGACGGCTCGTGCTGGCGGTCTCTCAGCGTCTCGGGCTGCGGCGCGGTCAGCGTCGAATGGGGCAACTGGGGCGGGGTCAACGACCACTTCAGGACGGGGGTCTTGGTGA
- a CDS encoding Rv2175c family DNA-binding protein produces MSENANTIQTLNDLLADEHLMTLAEVGEQFSVPRTKIGDYLNLHKLVAVKQGASRLIPAALVRDLDSPSKFVAGAITVLADGGYTDEEILLYLFTPDETLPGRPIDALHGHGAREVIRRAQSMAL; encoded by the coding sequence GTGAGTGAGAACGCCAACACCATCCAGACCCTCAACGACCTGCTCGCCGACGAGCACCTGATGACGCTTGCCGAGGTGGGGGAGCAGTTCAGTGTGCCCCGCACCAAGATCGGCGACTACCTCAACCTGCACAAGCTGGTTGCCGTCAAGCAGGGCGCGTCCCGCCTGATCCCCGCCGCGCTGGTGCGTGATCTCGATTCCCCCTCGAAATTCGTCGCCGGGGCGATCACGGTGCTCGCCGACGGCGGCTACACCGACGAGGAGATCCTCCTCTACCTCTTCACGCCGGATGAGACGCTGCCCGGCCGTCCGATCGACGCCCTGCACGGCCACGGCGCGCGCGAGGTCATTCGTCGCGCACAGTCGATGGCGCTGTAA